Genomic segment of Dongia rigui:
TCTTCCGTGACATTGTTGCCGCTTGGCGCACACATATGATTGCGGATCAATGTCGCTCTCTAATTGACTGATTTCAGAGTAAACGATACGCTCCTTCCACTAAACGCGATCGACGTGGGGGCCGGTCGGGTTGGGCACAATAGAAGAAGGGCGGGGGAGATGAAGGGTAACACCATCACGCGCGCACATCTGGCCGAAGCCGTCTATCAAGAGGTCGGCCTGTCGCGTAACGAATCCGCCGAGCTGGTTGACACCGTGCTCGATGAAGTTTCGCATGCACTCGTTCGTGGCGAGAGCGTCAAGATCTCGTCCTTCGGCAGCTTCCTCGTGCGTCTCAAGGGCGAGCGTGTTGGCCGCAACCCGAAGACCGGCGAAGAGGTTCCAATCAAGCCGCGGCGCGTGCTCGTGTTCCGCGCCTCGCATGTCTTGAAGGACCGGGTCAACAAGGGCGCTGAGCAGAAAGCATGAGCTCGTCGGCAGAACGGCTTCCCGCCGCCGACAGAGGTGCGGGCGACCCCTTGAGCGGCAAGCACGACGCCGCGGCCCAGCGCCGCGCGAATGCGCGCCGGGTCGAAAAGGCCGCCGGCGCTTTCCGGACCATTTCGGAAGTCGCCGACGACCTCGAAGTCCCGCAGCACGTGCTGCGCTTCTGGGAAACCAAATTCCCGCAGATCAAGCCGATGAAGCGGGGCGGTGGCCGCCGCTATTACCGGCCGGAGGACGTGGACTTGCTCCGCGCCATCCGCGGCCTGCTCTATGACCAGGGCTATACGATCAAGGGCGTCCAGAAGCTGATCCGCGAGGGCGCTTTGCGCCTGGGTGCTGATCTCGCCGAGGTCGAAGCCTTGGGCCTGGGTCCGGACTCCCATGGCAATGGCCATGCCGACGGCCACACGGTCGCCGAGGCGGGATTGACCGGCGACGGCGCGACCGACCCGGCCATGGCCGCCAAGATCGGCCAGGCAGCCGCCATGCTGGATTTGCCGCTCTTCAAGGCCGCCACCCTCGACGAGCGCCAAATGCGCGAGGTGAAGGCCATCACCACCGAACTCGAAGAACTGCGCGACCGCCTGAGGAAGGTCCTCGGCTGAGCCGGTTCTGATTGTTCTGAATTTTTAGGGAAAGCCGGGCCTTCGTGCCGGGCTTTTTCATTTAGGAGATGGGGGCGCTGCCCCCATGCCCCCGCCTCAATAAACCCGGTCATACCAAAATGACTTCGTCATCCCCGGGCTTGGCCCGGGGATCCACGAGTTTGCGCGCGACTGAAGGAACTCGTGGATGCCCGGGCCAAGCCCGGGCATGACGATGAGGGGGAGCGAAGGCCCTCCCTCCCCATTAACTATTTGCCCCCGCCCGGCTTCTTTACATTGCGCAGGGAGGATGGGGCCGCTATATAGGGCGCGCATTCGGCACCCCCTTGGGTTCCGGGATTTATCCCGCCCACAGCCAATGCCCGGACCCCCTCAGCGGGCACCCCGGATCGAGCGTCGGAGCGTGGCGCAGCCTGGTAGCGCACTAGACTGGGGGTCTAGGGGTCGCAGGTTCAAATCCTGTCGCTCCGACCATTATTTCAATGCCTTACACTGCGCCTCGACCGACCTGGACGGTTAAATCCGCGTCGAGGGTAACAGTGTGGGTAACGGTGAGAAAAAAGACGACGTAAGCCCTTGAGGCTTGGCAGTGCGAACCGCGTTTGCATCAGTGCCTGTTCGAGTCGACAGAGGCGTTGATCATTGTCATCACACTTGCGGTCGGAACAGACAATGGTGGCTCGCATTCAGGTTGTGTTAGTTGCTCCTTTCAAGGTGCTGAAAATACGTTTTTTTCTAGAATCCTAGATCTGCGGTGGGCGCTAACACATTGATAAATTTAAGTCTCTGATTGGCACGTGTTGCATTTTGCAATACACTTAGCAGTATGTAGCGTGCCAAGTTTTGGGGGGGCAGGATGCTCAACATGGCAGTTAAAAGAAGGGCACAACGCCCTCCCCAATCTGATCGATATCTCGGACCGCAGGATACTGAAACACGGTCCTTGGCGGAGTTACTTACTTACGCGGGCCGTTCTGCGAGTTCTGCAAAGTCGGAAGATTTGTTTAAAACGCCGTCGGACCCCGACGGGGCGAAGAACCTTGCCATTCATTACGCGGGCGATCTGAGCCTGCTTAAGCGGCCATGTGTTGCCATCGTAGGCACGAGAAAGGTTTCGCCGGCAGGCGCCGCTCGCGCTCGCCGTTTGGCCAGAGAGTTGGTTGAAAGGGGCGTGGTTGTCGTGTCCGGCCTCGCCACCGGCGTGGATGCTAACGCCCATTCCAGCGCTTTGGAGGCGGGCGGCCGTACTATCGCCGTTATTGGCACTCCGCTCGATAAGGCCTATCCGGCTGAGAATGCCTGGCTGCAACAGGAAATCTATAACCATCATCTTCTGGTCAGCCAGTTCGATGTTGGGAGCCGCGTATTTCCGGCTAACTTCCCCAGGCGCAATAAGGTGATGGCAGCGCTGAGCGATGCCACCGTCATTATTGAAGCTTCGGATTCGTCCGGCACCCTTCACCAAGCCGCTGAGTGCGTGCGGCTTGGTAGATGGCTCTTCATCGCTCGCTCCGCCGTGGAGGATCCCGGTTTGAAATGGCCCAAGTCGTTCTTGGACCAACCGAGGACCGCCGTTCTGGATCGTGTAGATGATATCGTGAGAGCCATCGGCCATGAGCAGACCAATTAAAGTCTGGTCGCTTCTATATTATCTCGCGGAAGTCGAAGGACTGACTTGGCGCGGCGTTGACTACACCACCAACAAGATGATCAAGGCGATGAAGGGGAAGCCTATCAAAGGCTACCTAAATCTAAAAGTTGGCGGTCAAAATAAAACCTTCAATCAGCAGAACGTGACCGAACTCGTCGCCGTGATGAGACAGGAAGTAGCGCGGAAGCTGAAAAGCTCGGTAGCAGATAAGTTCTGCATTGTGCCCATTCCGAATTCTTCCGCCGTCTCATCGTCCGACGACGAATTTCGTACCTACGCTGACGCCAAGGCTATTGCCGCGGGCCTTGGAGAAAGCGCGTGCGCCGTCTCTTCGCTCAGATGGAAGACGGCATTGAAGCCAGCACACGAAGGTGGCTCAAGGGATCCCAGCTTTCTCTTCGACAATCTAGTGGTGATGGAGAAACCGAAGGGCCCCGTTGTTCTCTATGATGACGTACAGACCACCGGGAGCCACATGGTCGCGTGCTACCGGAAACTCGAAGAAATAGGATTCCCTCCTATTTTGGGCATCGTGGTGGGCCGTGCGATCAAAGAACAAAGAGACCCAGCAATTGGCTGGCATGACGAAGATGTCGAGACGGAAGAGGTCGCCTTCGACTGGGACGCTTTTTTCAAAACTGAGATCTGATCTCTATTGGGGCCGGGATCAACTTGAGCGAAATTGTTTTCATCCTCGGGGCTGGAGCTTCGGTGCCGGCCGGTGCCCCAATAATGAGCGACTTCCTTGATCGAGCTCGTGATATCTGGGCCGATCCACATAGGGTAGTTGCCGAAGATGTGCCGCATTATCAGCGGGTCTTTAATGCCCTTCAGGTCCTGCAAGCTGTGCACTCAAAGTCCAACCTCGATTTGGTGAACATCGAGAGTGTGTTCACCCTTCTGGAGATGGCTGAATTACTTCAAAGAATGCCGGGGAATTTCGAGAACCCAGGCGACGCTCTTAGCAGCTTGAAGAAGGTCATTGCGGCGACGTTGTCGGCATCTGTGAGATTTCCTGTCGCGAATCGCGGAATTGGGCAAGCCGCGGGGTATGCCGGCTTCGTGGATATGTTGCAGCGGATTGGTGAGATCGACCGGGGCAGACACAGCATTTCTGTCGTCACTTTCAACTACGATCTGGGCCTGGACTTCTCGTTGCTTGGAAGAGGCATACAGTACGGGTTGGGAGAGGAGCAACGACAAGGGGTGCCAGTCTTCAAGCTCCATGGCTCACTTAACTGGGTCTCTAAAGAAGAAACGGGCGAGGTCATCCCTCTGATGCCGGACGCCCTCATGCGAACGATCGACCCTCTTCGATGGGTCGGTGAAGAGACAGTTCCGCTTAACTTTTATGCCAATCTTAAGACATCGGCTGCCGAAATTGGGATTGCTGGCGTTTCCTCTGATCCGGTCATCGTGCCGCCAACATGGAAGAAAGGTGAGCATCAACGCTCACTCGCCCGCGTCTGGCAAGGCGCTGCAATGCACTTGAATGAAGCGCAGTACATATTCGTTTGTGGGTACTCTTTGCCGGAGACTGACGGGTTCTTTAAAATGCTCTATGCCTTGGGCACTGCAGGGGGGCAGCCACTGCGCACTTTCCACGTACTGGATCCAGATCCGAACGTGGATCAACGCTTTCGAGCGCTGCTAGGACCTGGTGCACAAGGTCGTTACCGGTATCAGCAGGGCTTCTTCGAAGATCTGCCTGGAACGGTCCTTAGATATTTCGGTCAGTGACCTCGCCGATCGACATCATGCGCTGCGCGAAGCTGCTCTGCGACCAGTACGGCGCCGAGGCGGATCTGATCGCGGCCGTGCGCGCCGATCGGCTGCTGGAGCAGGGCGAACTCGACGGCTACGCAACTTGGAAGGCGATCTTGCGGGCGATTGTCGACATTCGATCTCAAACTCCGCGCGACGGCCAATCGGTCCACTAGCATCGCACTAGGGATGACAAAATGAACAAACGAGAGTTTGCATTTGCGTGTGCCGATGTTGTCTTGGTCGTCATAGTGCTCGTCTGGATGCTGCGCGATGGACCAACCAAAGATGCGGTCATCGGGGTGATGACGGTACTCGGAGCCGTACTCGCGTTTGTGTCTGCGGCCATATGGGAAAAGTCGGCCCGGGTTCCAGTGGAGACAGGGCTGCCAACAGATTCTGACGGCAATGTGTTCATGGGGCATCTAAATCTCAACGCCAAGATAATGGAACTGGACGCGTTGATGCGGGCCGCCAAAGCCGCCAATCGCTTGAATAGCATTGCCGCACGTTTCGCCGGAGCGTCCGCCGCCGTGTTTTTTTTGATTGCGGTCCTTTCCGCCCTCTAGGCGAAATCTCTCCCCATCACTTTGTCTTTCGCCGACTGCCACGCCCGCGGACGATCACAGGCAACGCACCGATCGCCTTGTGCCTGGCAGCCTCCTCAGGCGTCGCGATGTGGGGATCTCCACCCTCATGCGCAAACTGCTTGCGCGGTTCCCCAGGCTGGCGCCGATCGTCCCAGGGCCGCTTACCGGCATAGGCTAGATGGAAGGCAATGGAGGCGTTTCTGAAGCCGCACTTCCGGCATTTCAGGCGGGCAAGGTAGTAGCGGATCCCGATGCCGGCAGAGAGCCGCTGCGCCAGCCGCTCGGCTTGGTCAGGCTCGATCAGGCGCTCGCCGCCACACCCGGGCACGAGGCAGCGTAGTGTCCCCCATAGCTTCGGCGCGCCGTGCTTGTCGTGTAGTTCCGGCATGGCGCCTCCCCGATCTGGGGCAGAGCCTAAACGAGAACATCATGAGAACTCAATAGGTCGGTATACCCGAAAGTCGACATCGGTTTGAGACAACCGGGCAATCGAAGATTGTGGCGCCGCGGAGCAAATGCACGCGGGGCCGCCGGCGCTTTGCCGGCATCTATGGGGTAGAAATCATGGCAGCCAACCTGACAACCGCTGAAGTCAAGGCCGACATCGAGCACGTCCGGGCCGAGCTTGTTCAGACCATCCACGAGGTCGCAAAGGCGCTTGCCAAGCGCGGCGGCGGCGAAGTGCTATCGGCCGTAGCTGCGGATCTGACCAAAGAGGCCGCAGCGCTGCGGCGCTTGGCCAGCTAGCAGTCGGCCGGCGGCGGGCGGCGCTGCGTCCGCCGTCACCTTGACCAAAGATCCGCGCCATGATGCGATTGCTGTTAGCAATGGAGTGGGGCGCTATGATCGACGCGGACGATGTGAAGAAGGATGTTGTTGGCCGGTCGATTTTGACCCGCATTGAACATCTAGAAGGTCAAGGCCGTGAGCCGACGGACTGGGAACGGTATCAGCTTGCTGGTGCGATCCAGTCTCTTGCGATCGGCTGGTACGCCCACGCTCAGACTTGCGTCGCTCTCTCAAAGGTACCGGAAGGAGAGGTCTCGCCGACGTTCACTGGCGTTCGGCATCCGGAGTTGGCGCACCTCGACACCGCACGTCTGCGACAAGCGCTGGCGCATGCAGGCGGCATGCCACCATTTAATTTTTGGCAGCAATTCTGAAGCGTCCAAGATGGCAAGGTACGCTAGGCCCAGCATTTTCGGCTTAGACGATCCGGGATCCTGGCTAGACAAAGCAGAGCGGGAGCTTATGCGGTATGAAGAGGCGAGCCGGCGCGAAGACAAGATCGACCACATTGTCAATTTTGCGCTAGCGATTTCCCATGTTGCCGAATGGCAATGGTATACGACGCTACAGCATCACCCGCGCTGGAAACATCTGTCGCTGTCCGCCTTTCGTCGGTATGCTTTTGCAATGGAGCCAGCCCTTGGCTACATGGAAACTATTTGCATATCAGCGAAGCATCCGGAGCTCGACAGCCATAGGCCCGAGTTCGGGGACGCAGCCGCGACGGCGACTCTGGATCTGATTGAACTGCGCCCTGCCCCAGAGACGGGAGAACCCAAGCCTGTCTATCTCCTGAATGAGGACTACACGTTCTCTGGGGGTGAGCACTTTGTGCAGGACTTCCTCGGGCTAGCCTTAGACTCAATGTCTTTCTGGCGCCAGTTCGATCCAGATCATTCGCCAGTGTAGATTTGGCTGTCCTGACAATAGAAGCCCCGCGCGGTCCGCTGCCCGCGCGGGGCCATCCCTACCATCAACCCAACCGCCATCTGCCCATCGCGGCGGGCGGCTGTGCCGGCGTGCGATCCCGCCGGCTATCGCGGTCGGTCATGAAGAAACCCGGCCGCGAACTCTTCAGTGAAATGTGGCGTTCCACTCCTGCGGCCGCAGGAGTGCAATCAGCTGCATCATGTCTATACGCGGTAACTGCACTTCGATTGGCGTAACATCACCGGGGCATCCGAGCACGAGAACGCACTTGGCCACCGAGCCGTCGGCCGCCGCCTCTAACGCAACGTGTTCGACGTCGCCAAATGTTGGCCGAAGCGCCGCCATGGCTTCACGCAAGGCGCGGGCCGCAGGATGCTCCGGTACCGTCATTCGCCGCCTGGCTTGGCAGCCTTCGAAGCGACTTCGAGCTCGGCAATACGATGCTCGGCAACCGCCAACCTTTCGCGCAGTGCAGCCGTAGTTTCTGCCATGGTAGCTTTCAGATGCTCGCCGACCTTACGGCCGAACTCTTCTGGGTCGAATGTCGTTTTCTTAACCATGACGACTCCTTAGCTCGCCGGTATGAACGGCAGATCCGGGAAGATGCCGTCAACAAGGACGACCGCCGCCGGTGTAATCGGTTTCCACGCGATGCGTCGAATCATCCGCAAGGCAATTAAATTGCTCTGCCACAAACTCACCATCGTACGGCCGGCGGCGGCGGCCGCATTCTGGCCAGGATCATCTCTCATTTCGACAGCACCTTGCTCGGAGGCCTTGAAATCACCGCCATCGGTGGTAACGGCGATTAGGCCGGGGTCTATAACGACGATTTTGAATTCGGTCGGTAGTTCGCTTGAGCCAAGATCCGGAACTCGCAGTGGAGATGCATTCGAAGTCACAACGGAAACGCCACCGATGTCGCCACCGTTGACGCCAACGTTTTCGTACTTCGATCCACCGCGGTTGTGCAGAAAGAAGGCCAGGATTGGATTTAGCAGGATGCAGAGCCGCTTCGCATCGCCACCCTGTATGACAGCTGTGGCAATGGAGGTAACGATGGCCCGGTCGATGTCTTCGATATCGCCACTACCTACTGTTATTGGTGTGATGCCGTTCGTAATCGCTGCTGGGATCACGCCAGGGGTGCCTGAATTGGCGGCGTCGAGAAAAGCGATGTCGATCGCGTCTGACGTTGTGCGAATCAGATCACTTTGAAACTGTTCTTCGCCTTCGACTGTTTCAGCTCTTACCGCTTCAATTGTTTCCACGGTCAGGCTCGCGACCTTTAAAGGCACAATCGTACTAGGCTGAAAGTCACCTCGAATCAGAGGAATGCCACCGCCTTCGCCAACGAACGCGCCGACTGAGGCCGACGCATTTAGGACAGTACGAACGCGCGGCGCTACGCGGCGAAGACCTGGCATTTGTCCCAGAACCGACCGTCGATCGCCGAGTTCAAAAAACTCCTCTTGCTGACCTCGGACGTCTGCTGATAGGCCGGACTCGCTTGTCGCGGCGCCGACCATCGCCTTGACGATCCCGAAAGCACGGCTGCTCTGTCCGTAATTGTTTGCCGCATCGTGCAACGCCTCATTCAGATCGCCCTTCGCGCGCATCATGGCGAGCATGGCCCGAACAACGGCCCGGCCTTTCCCTTCGACCCTAAAGACCGTCATCTCTTGCCTCTTCCAAGCTCTCTGGTTGCAGCGAATGATGCAATCGACTCATGCAACATGAAAGGAACGATCGGGAACATCATTCTTGTTCGGTGTTGCGGCCAATGAACTCGACAATGCTAGAGATCCGCACGTACCGATATCGCCCGCGACGAAAGGTCCGAAGAAGCTCATCAAGTTGCGTGCGCCGGTTTTGAAGTGTTTTGATACTTAGCCTACACAATGTCGCGGCATCTTTTTCAGACACGGCGTCACGACCTTCCGGCGCGATCACCGTCGCCATCTCCTGCTCCAGGATCTCGGCCCTAAGTTTCGCTTCGATCAACGCCCGGCTATCAGGCACCGGCAAACCCTCCGCTAAGGCGGCAAATGGGCATCCTTGGCACATCCTCATTTCCGCCCCCTTCCGTCGCTGGCTAAACCAAGTGCGCGAGCAAGCTTCCCGACCAAGGCGGTCGTGCGATCGACCGCTGATGCTGTCGCGATGAACGACTTGGCTGTTGATCCGCAGCAGTGAGATCGGGCGGCCTCCGCGGCAGCACGGTCAAACAATGCCTGCAGTTGGCTCAAGCGCTTGCGCGCAAGGATCAGCGACACCACATCGTCAATTTCGGCGGGCATAACGGGCCGATTCAATGCAGTTCGCTGCCTGCAAATGCGCCGAAACTGCATTTTTCCGTCCACATCGAGCGCAGCCGGCGGCGAGATGCGCGCGGATCTATTGGGTTTCTGGGCCATCAATCGAATCTCCACAAAAAAGCAGCGGCCGGCCGGAAAAAATTTCCGCAAGAAATTGGTGGGTGTCGCCGGATTCGCGCAGTGTGTCTTCCGAGGTCCCCCCGGTCTCAGCACTCAGCCGTCGTCATCGTCATCGTCATTCCTGTCGGTACTTAGGCATCACCTTCTTCATCGGACGACGCGTCTGTCGCGTCGTAATGTGGGCTGTTGAAGATGGGCTGTTCTTTAGGCTGTTTAGATTGGCTGTTATCTACGGCGACACGCAGATGTCGCTTTGGAATGTCCCGCATGTCGTTTTCAGGTCGCCGCCTTGTCGCTTTGTCCAGGACACCAGACGTCGTTATTGAAGGCACAAATCGAGAGAGGGAAACGACGTCTCGTGGCGTGTTTGGATTCGAAGGTGCGACGATGTTAACGACGGGTCGTGCCGCTTCTGTAAATCGCGGTGCGACTATGTGTACGACAGTCCGTGTCGTTTCTAAGGGCCGGGGCGCGACTATGTGTATGACAGTCCGTGTCGTTTTCGATGAGGATAGGACCTCAGGAGATTTGGTATCGTCTTTCATGTTTCCGTGTCTTCGTGTCCTTGTGAACTTCCAAGCTGGTCGGCGGACGCGTCAGCATCTGAATGGGGGCGGACTTCGGCATCATCCACCTCTGGATAGAGGACGGATAAGAACCGCCTTCGATAACCTAGAGAGGTATCGAACCCCTGTTCTTTGCGAAGATAACCGAGATCGATAAGCCGCTTGACGTGACGCTGAATTGATCGCCGATGCAAACCAAGATCTTGAGCAAGGCGCTCGGTGGATACCCAGCAAGTTCCCTTGCGATTGACGTAGATCGCTATGGCACACAGGGCACGCAGGTCATCACCACTCAATCGACGATCGGATACGGCGGCTGCAGGAAGACGGGCGAAACGGCCCGTCATCACAGAGCCCCCTTGACCTTGTCGTTCGGGTGGATGCCTTCGGCCTTGTCGACAGTACTTTGT
This window contains:
- a CDS encoding helix-turn-helix domain-containing protein, producing the protein MTGRFARLPAAAVSDRRLSGDDLRALCAIAIYVNRKGTCWVSTERLAQDLGLHRRSIQRHVKRLIDLGYLRKEQGFDTSLGYRRRFLSVLYPEVDDAEVRPHSDADASADQLGSSQGHEDTET
- a CDS encoding integration host factor subunit alpha, which gives rise to MKGNTITRAHLAEAVYQEVGLSRNESAELVDTVLDEVSHALVRGESVKISSFGSFLVRLKGERVGRNPKTGEEVPIKPRRVLVFRASHVLKDRVNKGAEQKA
- a CDS encoding DNA-processing protein DprA — its product is MAVKRRAQRPPQSDRYLGPQDTETRSLAELLTYAGRSASSAKSEDLFKTPSDPDGAKNLAIHYAGDLSLLKRPCVAIVGTRKVSPAGAARARRLARELVERGVVVVSGLATGVDANAHSSALEAGGRTIAVIGTPLDKAYPAENAWLQQEIYNHHLLVSQFDVGSRVFPANFPRRNKVMAALSDATVIIEASDSSGTLHQAAECVRLGRWLFIARSAVEDPGLKWPKSFLDQPRTAVLDRVDDIVRAIGHEQTN
- a CDS encoding MerR family transcriptional regulator, which translates into the protein MSSSAERLPAADRGAGDPLSGKHDAAAQRRANARRVEKAAGAFRTISEVADDLEVPQHVLRFWETKFPQIKPMKRGGGRRYYRPEDVDLLRAIRGLLYDQGYTIKGVQKLIREGALRLGADLAEVEALGLGPDSHGNGHADGHTVAEAGLTGDGATDPAMAAKIGQAAAMLDLPLFKAATLDERQMREVKAITTELEELRDRLRKVLG